Within Solea solea chromosome 1, fSolSol10.1, whole genome shotgun sequence, the genomic segment AGATCTGATTGCTAAATCCGTAAACCGCCTCAGAAAGAAAAGAGGCCTCTCTTACGCAGAGTTCCTCAGGACACTTACACACCTTCACTTCTCCAACAAGAACATCGAAGACATTGTAAGTATGTGGGACATCAAAgtgtctctgttttttcttgcatgtttttctctctcatgtTCCACTTCATGTTCAGGGTGACATCTCCATGTGCAGGAACCTCACCGTGCTTTACCTGTACGACAATCACATCACGCAGATCTGTAACCTCGGCTTTGCCTCCAACCTCACGCATCTTTACATGCAAAATAACAACATCACCCGTGTGGAGAATCTCTCTAACCTGCAGATGCTCTCCAAACTGTGAGTGGACACGTTTGACTGACTGTTGTCACTTTTGTGGGCTTGTGGAAATATTGCGTGTATCTGAAAGTCATGAATTACATTTCCTCACGTTACTGTAATTATGTAGGGTTTTTGTGTGAaggatgaggacatgtgaatgatgaagacagatgaggacaagtgaatgatgaggacagacaagtgaatgatgaggacagttgaatgaatgatgaggacagatgggtgaatgatgaggacagacaagtgaatgatgaggacaggtgaatgaatgatgaggacagacgggtgaatgaatgatgaggacaggtgaataaatgatgagaacagacaggtgaatggtgaggacagacagacaggtgaatgatgagcacaggtgaggacaagtgaatgatgagaacagacaggtgaatgatgaggacagacaggtgaatgatgagaacaggtgaggacaagtgaatgatgaggacagacaggtgaatgatgagcacaggtgaggacaagtgaatgatgaggacagacaggtgaatgatgagcacaggtgaggacaagtgaatgacgaggacagacaggtgaatgatgagcacaggtgaggacaagtgaatgatgaggacagacaggtgaatgatgagcacaggtgaggaaaagtgaatgatgaggacagacaggtgaatgatgagcacaggtgaggacaagtgaatgatgaggacagacaggtgaatgatgagcacaggtgaggacaagtgaatgatgaggacagacaggtgaatgatgagcacaggtgaggacaagtgaatgatgaggacagacaggtgaatgatgagcacaggtgaggacaagtgaatgatgaggacagacaggtgaatgatgaggacaggtgaattgacgttaattaataattaaggtccctgagtgagtgacatttatgacctttgacccatgttgacattttgtgttCACATATTTTTGTTAGTACTTTAatttgtgagatttgtgtccccttgtcctttttgcacaacacaaaaaagaaccccaaccttgttcaAAAAGTAattaagtaacttttactctgagtacattttaaacaagctactttttttttaactttaacttgagtaaatttttagaccagtacttttactcgtacttgagtaaaatgtgatcaaaatagtgtacttttacttgagtagaatatctCAGTACTctttctttccacctctggtctGCAGGTATCTCGGTGGAAACAGGATCACGGTGGTGGAGGGTTTGGAGCAGCTCAGTGAACTCCAGGAGCTTCATCTGGAGAATCAGAGGCTGGCACCAGGGGAGACGTTGCTCTTTGACCCCAGGACTCTCCTCTCACTCGCTGTATGACCTATTTTTTTACACTATTCAGTGCAAGTATAGCACAAGATAAGAAGGTTTCTACACACTCCTTTTCATTTCATCTGATACTTAAtacagaaagtgtgtgtggtggtgaatCAAGCCGGTAGGTTATCACATCCAAATCTCAGATTTCCCACAGACGAGTGATCCATGTAAAAGCGATATTGTGCTGGGGGGGTTTTGATGATGTCAAAGAGACCTCTGTTGCTCTCTCTGCTCGCACAAATCGGTAAAGGTGTATATTTACTGGGCCCGTggataaacacacaccaaaCGTCTCAGCTTCTTGTTTGTTTGGGTAATTAAAGAAATTGCTGTGCAAATTTAAGGAGTCGCAGCTTGCGCCGTTAGAGCACTTCAAACCAAGACGAATATTTAGCAACAACACTATCTCAAGTGTGATTTGGACTCGGTCTCATACTAATGCAGGCATGAAAGAGAGCAAATGGGAATGGAAATGGaccaaaaaccaaaagaaagaaagatgagaaTTGTGCTGTGAAGCTCACATGGTGGTGTTTTCGTTTTTATTCCTTGATTTTAAGgttttgtgtgacatgttttagGCGTTCACGTTGGATCACACAACATATTTCTCTCCGTCTGCACACCCTCGCTCTTGggatttctttgtgtgtgtcatgtttatttatattatgaaTGTTCTGTCTTAGTATTATTGACTGTATGTGAAACTGAAGCGTGATTTCATCCGCGCAGAAGTCCCTGTGTGTGCTGAAtatcaataacaacaacatcgATGATGTCAGGGACCTGGCCGTGCTGCAGGACCTGCAGCATTTTTCGGCCGCGGACAATAAATTGCACAATACGGAGGTAAATATGGTTAAAATagtcttattcttattattcggGGGGGTAGGCCTCCTATGTCGACAGATGTTGAGTCAAAGTAAGTCGGCACACTGGGTTGATGAAGTCGTGGTTAATATTGTTCTGCAGCGGTGTGTGAAATCATATGTAGAACAGGGTTCTAAAGAACCAAATCCCTGCAAATCCTGCCCCTCGGTTCCCAGTCTGCACGACTTCGCACAGGGTCAGAATTATTCAACAAATCAACCAGTCATTCCCCGGAGACGTTTCCCCGCTGACAGCTTTAAACAAGCACAagtttctccttttttccttgggaggctgattttttttctctccccccccctctctctctctctctctctggctttaGAATCCTCAGAATGATACCTTAAACCACCGGGAGATTCATCTGAGGCAGAGATATGATTTATGCACACTCACTTCTTTTGAAAAATGacctgcttgttttttttctttctttttattttgttcctcTCACGAAAGTGTCGAGTACAATACAGCACAATGTTACACAAAATCCATAATTACGTTTCACGATTGGAAAGGAGCAGTGAGAAGACTTATACTTCTTATTTATGTCTGCCCTTAACTTAAACTCAAAGAAtcttatggcccttttccactatggtcccagctcgcctcggcatggcacggtttaggttggttttccactacaaaaagaGTACCtgctcaacgtgggtggagtcatcgcTGCatggcaaagcagttgttttcagtgtaactgaatcattagcagtgctgtcgctaaatacaccagactcctgtgttaaatattgagattttagacatcttcctggtaattgttggagatgaatcCACGTTTTTTTtgggattgttaagtcttttgaaCTATTCTACAGTTTctgcattgttcggcttgattcttgtgtcggacgtctcttcctgtgacggcactctgaccagtcagtgcGCGGCAGTAtagcatagtatcgcctcagcttgcttggaacctcgcctaaaaaagtaccaggtactatgctgtGGCAACGCAACTTAACCATGCCATctacaccaacaacaacaacaacaacaacaacaaaacaactcatAAGTGTTAATTTCCAAGAGCAAAACACCTCAAAATTGAAACATCCAGTCAAATTTCcaatgtatattttattgtacaacTCTTCTAATCATTCTGTTGAGAATTCCCGGATTTTAGGTTCAGCTCCTCTCTCGGCACAAACGATTTTCTTTTTGAGGACGTTGACGCAGGTAATTGTTGTTCAAGTGTCACTTTCCTCACAGATATCTCCCTCTAATTTATACAACCCCCCATCTGCCGCTATTGATTCTGCAAAGACAGCACTCCGAAGGATCCGTCCGCTCGGTCAGAATCCAGTGGAAACGTTATGGATTTTTAAAATAGATTATGACAGGCAGTCAGCCCCGGGTGACAAATGGGGGAGCATCTTCGGGAGGCCTGTTAGCCCTGTGCAGGGGCGGAGAGGACAGAGGAATCGAAGCCCTGGTCAAATACAGGTTCATAACTGGCCCATCATTAgtccaggagagagagagttggcCAGCCgcggtcagtgtgtgtgtatccagcCTCTGCTGTTCTCCGCACCCCCGCGTGGGGGGCAATTTGGGGCCAGGGCCGCTCTTCGGTGAGGGCCGTGTGAGTGACGGCCCTGACACGTTCATTTATCAAAGCCTGGGAGCTTGCGGGTGCTCTGGGGTCCCCTCTGAGCTGATTGCAGCACGAGCTGGAAAAGTGGAAGCGCTTTGGCCAAGACAGGAAGGCAATGAACAATCAGAGCGTGTCCAGAGAGTATTCATATTTCCAGGCTTGGATTAATGTGCCTTTAGATAAACATACAACTGCAGGCAACTCGCTCAAGGAGCCAGCCTCACAGCGCCCCAGGAGGAAACTTGTAGTTACATGACACCGGCGACACTGTTTATTAAAATAGACTGATGTGTTGTTTATGCACTTTCCACTGGTCCCTGTACTTCACATTACCATTTAACCTCCGTGCCATGTCTTCAGGACGTTGTTCTGATGTTTCGGTCTCGGATTATTAGTTCTTATCAGATCATAAAGatttgtcattaaaaacatttgtgcaCTTTCCAGGAGTTAGAGGGTGTGTTTGGCCTCTGGCCTCAGCTGCTGCACATGGATCTGAGAGGAAATCCTGCGTGTAAAACACCAAAGTACAGAGACCGACTGATTACTGCGTGCAAGAGTCTCGGTAACGTTTCTTCCTTTGACTTTTCCACGCTAATGTACTCATTTATATTCAAGTAattctaatttttttcccctgtacaTACGTTTTTCTCGCAGAGGTTCTCGATGGGAGGGAAATTAATGAGTTAACCAGACAGTTCCTTATTAACTGGAAGGCATCCAAAGAGGCCAagatgaaaagaaacaacactgGCGCGTTGATCCCTTATCCTTTAACAAGTAAGTCACACAATTCTTATTGTCTTTCTATtaatatcatttgtttttatgtgcaaaACTCTTACATTATTGTAACATCtactaacatttattttctgttatgtATCCATTATTCATAAATCCATGATGCCGGCtgaacttgtttgttttattctggcTTTTTGTTGATATTCCAGACGACTTGAACCGGGTTCAGGGTCTCACGTCCACAGCCGTGCAGCGGAGGAAGAAGCCACAGCCATCGTTTCACACAGATCTCGGTTAGAAAAAATGTGAGTTCACATTATTTTATGACTCACTCACTGTGGTTTTGTTGTTTACGTTGGTGCAGTTTGATTCAGAGTCTTGTTTCACTTCCCCCcgaaaaataaagacacattacaatatttgttgttttctgtcaccGTGTGTTCCCAACTGACAACAAAGAAAGCTCATCATGTTTTCGTGATccagcagttttatttatttaaaaaaaatctgatgttGTATTTGCTGTGTCTCATGATCTGATAATGCctatgttgtgtgttttatctgatctctaatatatatatatatatatatatatatatatatatatatatatatatatatatatatatagctaaaGCTAAAATATTATGGATTCCTATACAGTAAATAGGCTTCACATGGATGTGACTGTGGGTCTGAAGGGTTTTATGAGTTCTCCACACACACTGCCAGGATCTTTATTTTCACAAAGACTGCTGATCTGTATAAATTATATTCACTAAATATGAAGCTGTGTGATAAATCTCATTTATTCactttaaaatcaaacaatatTATCCTCTTTCATAGTTATTGTCATGCTTGTTTCCTAAAATGACTGATAAATTGCAAATTCATATAGTataaatgtttgcattttcttaaattcttgtaaaacatgtgaaacacttttacagcTGCTTCATTTcttgtgatatttgtgtgtataaagtGTGTCATGTTTCCTCAGCAGATGACTGATCCACAAGACTGAGAGTGGATTTGGTGCATTTCTATTAAAAATGGTAACATTAATGAGAAATACTTAGATTCTTGTGACACATACTAGAGTTACAAGGGATTCTCCCAAAGAATATTCAAACAATATTATCTTCTTTCCTATAGTCGTACCTGTTCGACTGATAAATTGCAAattaatataaagtataaatgtTTGAATTTAGCTGTGAATGTAAATCAACAAGTCTGGaattattgtaaaaaatatgaaacactTTCACAGCCGGTTTATTTCTTGTGGATGAAGTGTGTGTAAGCTGTGGTGCAAGTCAGCAAATGACTGATCCATGAGATTGAGAGTGGCACAATGACTGAATGATCACTTTCCCCAAAGTTATCCAAAGCAAATTCAGTTCATCTTTCACAGTAAACGTTTGGTAAACGTTAGTAATTCTAAATGTTTGGATTCGCGTTGAGGAGgcacgtgggtgtgtgtgactCCAGGAAAGATGCATCAGGGTACTTAAGAGGAGCAAGCTTACTTAACCTCCTTTTACTTCACCTCATAATTAGTGGCTGCGAGCAAAAACCCGGTGCTCCGTCCttacaaaaacaatgtttattaaGAACAGTCATGAGGATATACATATTATGAATAATTCCTTTCATTAATTTGCCGACATCTCCTGTTTGGAGCCTTGGAAATCAGAGTGATTAATTTATGAGTCTCTCAAGAATTTCCTCAGTTGCCTGCCTGTTGATTGCAGCGCTGGAGTTTATTTATTAGGCGCTCCAATGAGCTCGCGATTCAACAGACGCTGGCAATTAGTCCCGTGTTTTGCATATCGCCTTACACTTGTCAGCGTGTCTTTACGCGCGGCTGCAAATGGCGTTTTGATAGACCGCTGCCTTTATTCTTGACCATGACGAGCACGTTTTTGAGGTGATTTTGACTCAATTGACTTCCCCGTTGCTACTTTATGATAGGCTTACAAAAATACAGTGTCAGGTTCGTAGCCAATTAGAGTGTGGATGTGACCCAGCGCGTATCAAGGAAAGGAGAGTTGTGCCTCTGGCGTTGAAAACGACCCTCACACTGAAATAAGTCAGGAAAGGGAAAAGAGCGGTgttcaccactgtgtgtgtgtgtgtgtgtgtgtgtgaggaagtgtCGCAGCAGGGCGGGTGATTAATTACGTCGCAGTGAAATACATGTGTACCCAATAAATTAAGGGCTCTTGAGACTTTTACGCACACAGGTGAAGCGTTGGATGCGCGTAAAGGGAACTGCTGCGCACCTTTCCTGCAGACCTCTTTATAAGGATAACGTGTACGTCGACTGGGAGACGGTgtcccacattgaggaggacaTTCTCAGCGCTGTGAAGCTTTCTCCGGATCGCCTTCATGTCGTTTCTCGCCTCTGAGAAGCAGCAAAGGTAAACTCCACATTATTACGCACCAAACAGAAAGTGTGAAAGAGTTTGTTCGTGTGGCACGAAGTCTGGCAGGGACTTGATGTGCTGCAGGTCCACTGACATGTCTCTGAGCCAGTGTGTTTGGACACATGTCTCTGAGCCAGTGTGTGGACACATGTCTCTTCTGTCAGTTTATGAGGAATGAGCTGCAGAGTCGACTTATGAGGAACTGTTTAATTTGAAGCACTCAGCAGCACTATATGACGTTTTACTCACAAGAACGTGAGTTATGgttgaataaataatgaatacagtgtaatttaaagataaaataacacttgtaataaataaaatgtctctAACATTCATGCTGGTTAAACTGTAGTCAAAAATCAATCCTCAGGTCTGTGATTATATACTGATGGTTGGAAGACAGACGCTGCGAATGGACGGCGGCTCTTGTTCTGGGACGGTGGCGGACGACAGTCCCGCGTCCAGCCCCAGCTCCAGCCCCAGCCAGAGCCCGGACGGCCGTCGGCGGGAGCTGCAGCGGGCCCGGCTGCTGCAGAGCGCCGGGCTCGGCGGAAGAGGACGCCCGGCGGCGGCGAACGCGGCGCGGGAGCGGAGCCGCGTGCAGACGCTGCGCACCGCCTTCCTGGAGCTGCAGAGGACTTTGCCGTCGGTGCCGCCGGACACCAAGCTGTCCAAACTCGACGTGTTGATACTGGCCACCACTTACATTGCCCATTTGACTCGAACACTGCAGGAGGAAGGCGCGGAGGAGGGAgagagcacaaaacaaacagaggcgTTAAACTCACTCAAAGGTGACGGATACCTGCACCCAGTCAAGGTCAGTgctgacaataataataacaataataacaacagtaataataataacaacctaACCTCTGTGCAAAgattcaagagtttttatgcacgttaacctcctcaaaaatgaccgcaaagccacagaattataataaaacatgacaattCGAATTCGTGTTTGGgccctaataataatgatgataatattaataataagtgttgtttgtttttaaataattgtttcTTAGTGGTTATTGTCTCTGCACAAGtcaaactgaatttaaaaaagaagtcTTTTTCCAGTGAATAAAACGTCATCCTCATCCAGGTCTTTGTGTGGTggaggcttttattttattctattttatttaaaatgatatatattaaCAAATATAATCATGTCTTTTCAGAAATGGCCAATGCGGTCCAGGCTGTACGTGGGCGCGTCCGGACAGTTCTTGAACACCACGAAAGCTTCAGAGTCTGAGAACCAAGGCCCGTCCTCGTCCAAGTCCTCGTCCAAGTCCTCGTCCCAGTAACAAGGATTCACTCATTTGTAGGGGAAGAAAAATCATCATCACTTCATCATCACATCTGTGCATGAGTTCATGCTCCTTTGACTGTTGTTTACGCAGCAGAATGTTGTCTTACACCTGTACAGAACCTCTGCCGTTATACAGGGACACATTgtaaattaatatattaattttattgtataaagttgttgttttggctcgtgtgtgttgttggtgtgcagcagcagcagcagcagctccgtaCATGTTATAAGTATAAGTGTAGAAATTCCACGGGGCTAACGAGTCCGTCATGCTTGAGGTGCCGCACTTTGAGTTGAAACATTTGCACTAAATGCATGTGTGAATACGTGAACATCCGTCATGTGAAGTGTTCTGTCAGGGAGAGTCTACAATGGGAGACTCTTCATCTCACGTTCCTccgtattttcttttttttcatgcatggctgtaaatgtgtttgtgaataaATGACGTCGGTGAAAGAAGACGAGAGTccttaaggtttttttttgttttgttaaataaataaaagctatattaaaaaaagtcccATAATCAATTAAACCTGAAACTAAATAACATAGTTACATTTAAGTTATTTAAACTATCATTATAGTTGTTTTGGATGTATTCTGTGtcttaattttctttttaaagattttatatAGTGATATTTATTTAGAATTAATTCACAgcaaaaataacttttaaaaattTGAGAGCTTTTAGTGTCACATGTTTGGTTGGGCTACATATAGCCTATgtattaaaaaattaaaattcaaTATTGTCTAAGTTGAGagagcaaataataaaaatgatctgTATTAGATAAGGTATGGTGTATAAACTCTGAATATGAACACTGCAGAGTCAACTTTAAAAACCGCTGTTGAACCACTATATATCGTTTTATAAtgcaattttattttctaataatatatttgattttattatgcatctttttaagaataaaaatgataaaatgcaCATGGCAAACCACAACATTTTTATGAtattatataatacatatatttattactGACAGTTTGTGGGGAGTGAGGAAGGCTGTGAGAGTTCAAATAATTAGGCTATTTGACAGGAAAGGTGTTTTAAAAGCGTTATATCAGTTGAATAAAATAACCAGGATTTTTTAATTTCTCACAAGGCTGGTGCTAATTGATAATAAAATTTGATTGATTAATTTACAGGGAGTTTTTTGGTGTAAtataagcgtgtgtgtgtgtgtgtggttggcgCTGGTAATTGTATTAATAGCTCTCAGCTGTGCGTCTCATGTACTGCAGTGAGTTCACGCAGTGCGTAGCTCTGCGCCGCAGTGGCTGTTGGGAGTTCGGGTCTGGCGGAAACGCTCCCTCTTTTTCCCGCAGAGTCGGTGGTGAGCAGTCGTGTCTCCCTCCACGTCTCTCTATTGAACGATGGCTTCTTCTAGAATCATCGCTGTCTTCTGTGGTGCAGGTAGGCAACGATGAAACgtgatgtgtgtaaatgtttgtgtctttaaaaacGTCGCAATTGTTAAAGCAGCTTCCAGACTCATTCGGGTTTTTCCCCTCACAGAACATGTGTAGTTAGCATTAAGCTAGTTAGCGTCGCGGCCACGTGTGCAGTAGAAGCACGTGTTACGAGTGATTTGTTGGACTTTTTTGAAGAAACGACACGCTGTGGTGCTATCTTTATTACCCTAATAGTAAAGCTAGTTAAATACGGTATTTTAAATCCATTATCGTTCATTTATCTGCAGTGTGAGTCACGTACATAGCGTGTTAAACTTAAACGCATTTGAATTAGAACTGGCATTTGGTGAACGATCTGCTATCCAGGCACTCTATTTGGTTAATCATTGAAACAATATATTTCCTTTCAGTTGGTGTATTCTACTTTTAAAGTGCCCTCTTAAGTCACAAGACGCACTCTAAAGTGATTCAAATGATGTGACCTCTAAAGGGAAATATAAATCATAATGAAAAAAGATCGTTCTCAGTAGGAGAATGCCTTTCAGTGGAGAACCATTATGCATTACCCTATAAGATGCCCTTCCAATCAAAAAGTGTATCATGAAAGTCCCTACATGTGTCCTAAATGGTGTCCCTGGAGGAAATTATATTCAGTATTGTACATAAAATGCCCATCTCTGTGATGGAAAGTTTAGCACAGTGTTTCTTAATCATGCCCTGCATGTTAAGATGTTTCCCCTGCTctagcacacctgattcaaataaatggattGTTATCAGACTTCTACAGCTCTTGCTGATTAGCTAAACGTTTGGATCAGGGGAACATTGAATACATGCAGGGCGGTGGGTTCCCAGGACCAGGTTTGAGAAACCCTGCTCTAAAGGATGTCCCTTTTTATAAGTATACTAGTGGTGTGCAGTAGGTGCCCTTGTAATTTTCGCCCGTTCTTCCAAATGTGATGCACACCACTGACGCATAGTCTGACCCATCAATTTGGTTTCAGTGTATCCTAATAGACGAGTCCCATCCCAGAAGTAATGCAATAAATCACTGTTGTAGACAGATCAAACGCCCCCGTGTCACTCGGCCTCCTCCTGCACTCCCGATCTGGTTTTTTCCCCGAGGTCAGTAGAAGAGCGGCTGGTCGGGGAATTGCCCTTTCCCATTATTTTGCGGTGGAAAGTCATCATGATGTCTTCTGAGGACTTAAGGTCATGGCAGAGGTCGTGACCTGTTGTTGAACCCGTGCTCAGACCTGCAGTATAATCTGTGCTACCAAGCTGTGTTACACTGCACCCTCTAACCTTCGGGTGATCAGTCATTTTGCCCCTCTCCATATCGACTATTCCTTCAGTACATGTTATACATGCAAGCTGAAAATCAATACGCGCTCCTGAGAGCAATTAACCATGATGTTTGAAGTTACTGTGACAGACTGTTCAACTTATTGTCCAATGGTATGAACACATAATTGACAGGAAGATGTGTCaatatgtaaacatttttactttcctTTTTAGGAATGCATATGGCAGTGGCTTATTTTGGCAATGGTTGGCACACTTGACGAAGTAATGTGAGGGTATGTTTTGGTTATAATTATTTAAACTAATCATGTATTTGAAGGCTACATGTATTCAGTTATCTTTTTATATTTGAAGGCTACATGTATTCAGTTATCTTTTTAATTTCAGGTGTCGGGTCAGGCAAACTACAACTCTGATCTACCCATGTAGATCGTAAGGTGAGTGTTGGACAGTTGTTTGTGCAGTACTTTAATCTACAATATGTTTGTGCTGCTGGAATTGTGATGAGTTCATAACTTTGCCGTTTACCCATCAGACAATAACATGGTGAAACTGACTAACTGAAACCAACAGCATACTAGGACCATTCAGGTctaattaacttttgttttcaaGGTAAAcaatactgttttgttttttaccctTTTAGTTGCTTCAGAAAGCTGTGATGATGGGAGATGTTCCTTAATTATTCCTCAGTCCTGTGTTGATCATGAGGTGAGTTCTTTTTTTCATTCGTAATTGCGGCTGGAGCAACATATTAaacaattttcaaataaataactatCCAAAACACTTTAAGATTtagctaaaaacaaaaagagctcTGGAAGTTCTTGCAGCTGAAATAGTGATGAGTTTGCACTTTTCGCCGTTTACCCATCAGACACCACAGTGGTGAGAATTGTGACAACTGAATTATCAGCTGCTAACTTAGTTTTACCCTGAAAAAACAGTCCAATACTCTGCATTTTATACAGTTCCAACAAAGGTTTCCCCATGTTAAAAGGAAATATTAGATCTGacattaatttatatttaacagaTTGGCAGGCAGCTCTAAAAGAGCAGGAAAACAAGTGCTGGCTTCACCTTCATCCTGGTAAGtaaagcttgttataaaatgTACTCCCTTTTCTACATTTAAACTGGCCTCTTGGCaggtttattttgatttaagtAGCAATGATGAGTTCATCTTTTTGCCGTTTACCCATCTGACCAAAATGGGTTGATGAAAATGTGACTAACTGAACTTAAAGACAAAGTTGTAAAACTACACAAGCAACTGTCTCGCAAA encodes:
- the ppp1r42 gene encoding protein phosphatase 1 regulatory subunit 42 isoform X1, whose protein sequence is MACLNADLIAKSVNRLRKKRGLSYAEFLRTLTHLHFSNKNIEDIGDISMCRNLTVLYLYDNHITQICNLGFASNLTHLYMQNNNITRVENLSNLQMLSKLYLGGNRITVVEGLEQLSELQELHLENQRLAPGETLLFDPRTLLSLAKSLCVLNINNNNIDDVRDLAVLQDLQHFSAADNKLHNTEELEGVFGLWPQLLHMDLRGNPACKTPKYRDRLITACKSLEVLDGREINELTRQFLINWKASKEAKMKRNNTGALIPYPLTNDLNRVQGLTSTAVQRRKKPQPSFHTDLG
- the ppp1r42 gene encoding protein phosphatase 1 regulatory subunit 42 isoform X2; this translates as MACLNADLIAKSVNRLRKKRGLSYAEFLRTLTHLHFSNKNIEDIGDISMCRNLTVLYLYDNHITQICNLGFASNLTHLYMQNNNITRVENLSNLQMLSKLYLGGNRITVVEGLEQLSELQELHLENQRLAPGETLLFDPRTLLSLAELEGVFGLWPQLLHMDLRGNPACKTPKYRDRLITACKSLEVLDGREINELTRQFLINWKASKEAKMKRNNTGALIPYPLTNDLNRVQGLTSTAVQRRKKPQPSFHTDLG
- the LOC131473578 gene encoding transcription factor 24-like, which translates into the protein MVGRQTLRMDGGSCSGTVADDSPASSPSSSPSQSPDGRRRELQRARLLQSAGLGGRGRPAAANAARERSRVQTLRTAFLELQRTLPSVPPDTKLSKLDVLILATTYIAHLTRTLQEEGAEEGESTKQTEALNSLKGDGYLHPVKKWPMRSRLYVGASGQFLNTTKASESENQGPSSSKSSSKSSSQ